A DNA window from Oscarella lobularis chromosome 8, ooOscLobu1.1, whole genome shotgun sequence contains the following coding sequences:
- the LOC136190359 gene encoding G-protein coupled receptor GRL101-like: protein MLAYCGNESFKVFQSNSSWITWDEYGALRQTPVLVIFWIDATIALLGNAIVFAWRCCQPRDARYSPVSFLVMNMAVSNFLYGVHLLFYQVSISQCTTWDAKIETELCRISAICFGLSAIMNNLLTIAIALTTLIGLFARSCYVRLTIAKMALFIAIEWLVAAAVGILLGVLYRGHENIKGVGETMNWHQCSPLHFGYTLDLFPKSFALNVVDRSVYYLETFGVFLTVLLYVILIVKICTFKFKGKGTKAISCATSGLGVRLVVIITINVVDWLSFSIFYLKYKNDANAAEIATKPSSQTVYHKIAIMSIFLHPLLPVVNPFLYAPVQKIFSLKALQCCRKKTPPESSYLLSKAAVTYLFPDTEVTST, encoded by the coding sequence ATGCTCGCCTATTGCGGCAACGAGTCGTTCAAAGTATTTCAGTCGAACTCGTCGTGGATTACCTGGGACGAGTACGGCGCGCTGCGTCAAACGCCCGTTCTCGTCATCTTTtggatcgacgcgacgatcgctCTCCTCGGCAACGCAATCGTCTTCGCGTGGCGATGCTGTCAGCCGAGAGACGCTCGCTACAGTCccgtttcgtttctcgtTATGAACATGGCCGTGTCGAATTTTCTCTACGGCGTTCACCTACTCTTCTATCAAGTCTCCATTAGCCAGTGCACGACGTGGGAtgcgaaaatcgaaacggAACTGTGTCGAATTTCGGCCATCTGTTTTGGCCTGTCGGCTATTATGAACAATTTGCTCACAATAGCTATTGCGCTGACGACGCTTATAGGTCTGTTTGCGAGAAGCTGCTACGTGCGATTGACAATCGCAAAAATGGCGTTGTTTATTGCGATCGAAtggctcgtcgccgccgccgtgggGATTTTACTAGGCGTGCTCTACCGAGGGCACGAGAACATAAAAGGAGTGGGCGAAACAATGAACTGGCATCAATGTTCGCCTTTGCATTTCGGTTATACGCTCGATCTATTTCCCAAGTCGTTCGCCCTAAACGTAGTCGACCGATCCGTCTACTATCTCGAGACGTTCGGCGTGTTTCTAACCGTTCTACTCTACGTCATCCTTATCGTCAAAATTTGCACGTTCAAATTCAAGGGAAAGGGTACCAAGGCGATATCGTGTGCGACGAGCGGTCTCGgagttcgtctcgtcgtcattatAACGATAAATGTCGTCGATtggctttcgttttcgataTTCTACTTGAAGTACAAAAACGATGCGAACGCGGCCGAGATCGCgacgaagccgtcgtcgcagacCGTCTATCATAAAATCGCGATCATGAGCATCTTTCTCCATCCCCTCCTGCCCGTCGTCAATCCTTTTCTCTACGCTCCAGTACAAAAGATCTTTTCGCTCAAGGCACTTCAATGttgcagaaagaaaacacCGCCCGAATCGAGCTATCTTCTCAGTAAAGCGGCGGTCACCTATCTCTTTCCAGACACCGAAGTGACTTCTACGTAA
- the LOC136190055 gene encoding uncharacterized protein, with amino-acid sequence MRALCGNESYKLYEEINSTKWISWVEYGVYKRDVVQILIWIDIVLAVVGNALVVAWRCRLPKYKQCSPISILVINLSVACLLYGVHLFLFQITVTQCRKTGGLVEVNPCRAGQIIFALVAVMTTELTATTVLLTFASLFNYLTSTNARRAFVVVIVVEWTIALAFAVYVAFNSTGYKVVSETVTTVDWRQCSPLHFFRKHTSYADVALFYVETAIVFVTFLVYLIIMIKVCILRVNLENGQIRFLSGFGARLFAITALVIVQWLSYAVARFREATGDDVYVYSDASERSIARVTIVSIVFRSAVATVNPLLYMPCGCFRRICRRRKWRRLGARSIRKNYASFSETHEVEAQRSRLWDSEDEDGVSFPM; translated from the exons ATGCGAGCACTATGCGGCAACGAGTCGTACAAACTGTACGAAGAAATCAACTCGACGAAGTGGATATCGTGGGTTGAGTACGGCGTCTACaagcgcgacgtcgtgcaaATTCTAATCTGGATTGACATCGTCCTCGCCGTGGTCGGAAACGCGCTCGTCGTTGCGTGGCGCTGTCGACTGCCGAAATACAAGCAGTGCTCGCCTATCTCCATCCTAGTCATCAATCTATCCGTCGCATGCCTACTCTACGGCGTCCATCTCTTTCTGTTTCAAATCACCGTGACCCAATGTCGAAAAACGGGTGGACTCGTCGAAGTCAACCCTTGTCGCGCCGGTCAAATTAtcttcgctctcgtcgccgtcatgaCGACCGAACTGACGGCAACGACAGTCCTACTCACGTTCGCCTCCCTATTCAActatttgacgtcgacgaacgctcgacgagcgttcgtcgtcgtcatcgtcgtcgagtggACGATCGCACTGGCCTTTGCCGTTTACGTCGCCTTCAATTCGACCGGCTACAAGGTCGTGTCGGAAACAGTGACAACCGTCGACTGGCGACAGTGTTCGCCACTCCACTTCTTCCGCAAACACACCAGctacgccgacgtcgccttaTTCTACGTCGAAACTGCAATCGTATTCGTCACTTTCCTAGTCTACTTGATCATCATGATCAAG GTTTGCATACTCCGGGTTAATCTCGAAAACGGTCAGATTCGCTTTCTGTCCGGCTTCGGAGCTCGCTTATTCGCTATAACGGCTCTTGTTATCGTTCAGTGGCTATCGTACGCCGTCGCGCGATTTCGAGAGGCGACGGGGGATGACGTTTACGTCTATTCGGACGCGTCGGAACGATCGATCGCTCGCGTGacgatcgtttcgatcgttttcagATCGGCCGTCGCCACGGTGAATCCGCTACTCTACATGCCGTGCGGGTGCTTTAGGAGAATTTGTCGGCGGAGGAAATGGCGGCGACTCGGAGCGAGATCGATTCGGAAAAACTACGCGTCCTTTTCTGAAACTCACGAGGTCGAAGCGCAACGCAGTCGGCTTTGGGAttctgaagatgaagatggCGTGTCTTTTCCCATGTGA
- the LOC136190357 gene encoding uncharacterized protein isoform X1 yields MENVSYKHVTVCGNESFLDYSLAETGTNSSTWHIYSIWLSWLQFGLFKSTSIQLLLWTYTVLALIGNAFVTLRRCVQRPRAGEQASPISLLVINLTITCCIYGLHLLFFQVSITWCKKWNDAFPGQICRMGAIAYAVSAIMTNLLTMTIAIAALASFLGCVIPIATSKKRLVILIGFEWLLSFSFGALIGVSFHDHNKMETPKLKVASWYHCSPLYWGLSPGRYIGRATAKDLATAVFWVESTVVFTVIFAYIVIMFRICLLRRQTHRNDAKESGNGATRLSFSTGLGARLLGIVAIVILNWISYSMLFFTPVPEKPTPDERLSFWRMSVAGVIFQPLLSAVVPFLYTRAPDVAWSCRCRRKIRCQRLMSGSSDDEGDVLLKGKDDGERWSDDSIREGCFSVSCFGDDETEQSNRRRLREATSAQYYCTQESSAWTRGESSLTTDWCSTAHVQNKIEEHS; encoded by the coding sequence ATGGAAAACGTCTCTTACAAACACGTTACCGTATGCGGAAACGAGTCGTTCCTTGACTACAGCCTCGCAGAAACCGGGACCAATTCGTCTACCTGGCATATATATTCGATCTGGCTTTCCTGGCTACAGTTTGGTCTATTCAAGAGCACGTCAATTCAACTTCTCCTGTGGACTTACACGGTTCTGGCACTTATTGGAAACGCTTTTGTGACGCTGCGTCGATGCGTGCAACGACCCCGAGCCGGAGAGCAGGCGTCCCCTATATCCCTGTTGGTTATCAATTTGACGATTACCTGCTGCATCTACGGCCTCCACCTGCTCTTTTTTCAGGTGTCAATAACGTGGTGCAAAAAGTGGAACGACGCCTTTCCCGGTCAAATATGTCGCATGGGCGCAATTGCCTACGCCGTCTCGGCGATCATGACTAATCTCctgacgatgacgattgCCATAGCAGCGCTCGCCTCGTTTCTCGGATGCGTCATCCCCATTGCGACAAGCAAGAAAAGGCTCGTGATTCTCATTGGATTCGAGTGGCTGCTCTCTTTCAGTTTCGGCGCGCTCATTGGCGTCAGCTTTCACGATCACAACAAAATGGAGACGCCAAAACTGAAAGTCGCCAGTTGGTACCACTGTTCCCCACTCTATTGGGGACTCTCCCCGGGTCGATACATCGGAAGAGCGACGGCAAAAGATCTTGCGACGGCCGTATTTTGGGTCGAATCGACGGTCGTCTTCACCGTCATATTCGCCTACATCGTCATCATGTTTCGCATCTGTTTGCTACGACGTCAAACGCATCGCAACGACGCCAAAGAATCGGGCAACGGTGCCACTCGATTGTCGTTCTCGACCGGCTTGGGCGCTCGTCTGCTCGGCATCGTCGCCATCGTCATACTCAATTGGATATCGTACTCCATGCTCTTCTTTACGCCTGTGCCCGAGAAGCCGACGCCGGACGAAAGGCTATCGTTCTGGCGCATGTCGGTGGCGGGAGTCATTTTTCAGCCGCTTCTCTCCGCCGTCGTTCCGTTTTTGTATACGCGCGCGCCGGACGTCGCGTGGTCGTGCCGGTGTCGGCGGAAGATCAGGTGTCAACGACTGATGTCGGGAagctccgacgacgaaggcgacgttctGTTGAAGggcaaagacgacggcgagagaTGGAGCGACGATAGTATACGTGAAGGATGTTTCTCTGTGTCTtgcttcggcgacgacgaaacggagCAGAGCAATCGGCGGCGACTCAGAGAAGCGACGAGCGCGCAATACTATTGCACGCAGGAGAGCTCCGCTTGGACGAGGGGGGAGTCCTCGCTGACGACAGACTGGTGCAGCACGGCGCACGTGCAGAATAAGATCGAAGAGCATTCGTAG
- the LOC136190357 gene encoding uncharacterized protein isoform X2 — protein MRATTPSRRAGVPYIPVSITWCKKWNDAFPGQICRMGAIAYAVSAIMTNLLTMTIAIAALASFLGCVIPIATSKKRLVILIGFEWLLSFSFGALIGVSFHDHNKMETPKLKVASWYHCSPLYWGLSPGRYIGRATAKDLATAVFWVESTVVFTVIFAYIVIMFRICLLRRQTHRNDAKESGNGATRLSFSTGLGARLLGIVAIVILNWISYSMLFFTPVPEKPTPDERLSFWRMSVAGVIFQPLLSAVVPFLYTRAPDVAWSCRCRRKIRCQRLMSGSSDDEGDVLLKGKDDGERWSDDSIREGCFSVSCFGDDETEQSNRRRLREATSAQYYCTQESSAWTRGESSLTTDWCSTAHVQNKIEEHS, from the exons ATGCGTGCAACGACCCCGAGCCGGAGAGCAGGCGTCCCCTATATCCCT GTGTCAATAACGTGGTGCAAAAAGTGGAACGACGCCTTTCCCGGTCAAATATGTCGCATGGGCGCAATTGCCTACGCCGTCTCGGCGATCATGACTAATCTCctgacgatgacgattgCCATAGCAGCGCTCGCCTCGTTTCTCGGATGCGTCATCCCCATTGCGACAAGCAAGAAAAGGCTCGTGATTCTCATTGGATTCGAGTGGCTGCTCTCTTTCAGTTTCGGCGCGCTCATTGGCGTCAGCTTTCACGATCACAACAAAATGGAGACGCCAAAACTGAAAGTCGCCAGTTGGTACCACTGTTCCCCACTCTATTGGGGACTCTCCCCGGGTCGATACATCGGAAGAGCGACGGCAAAAGATCTTGCGACGGCCGTATTTTGGGTCGAATCGACGGTCGTCTTCACCGTCATATTCGCCTACATCGTCATCATGTTTCGCATCTGTTTGCTACGACGTCAAACGCATCGCAACGACGCCAAAGAATCGGGCAACGGTGCCACTCGATTGTCGTTCTCGACCGGCTTGGGCGCTCGTCTGCTCGGCATCGTCGCCATCGTCATACTCAATTGGATATCGTACTCCATGCTCTTCTTTACGCCTGTGCCCGAGAAGCCGACGCCGGACGAAAGGCTATCGTTCTGGCGCATGTCGGTGGCGGGAGTCATTTTTCAGCCGCTTCTCTCCGCCGTCGTTCCGTTTTTGTATACGCGCGCGCCGGACGTCGCGTGGTCGTGCCGGTGTCGGCGGAAGATCAGGTGTCAACGACTGATGTCGGGAagctccgacgacgaaggcgacgttctGTTGAAGggcaaagacgacggcgagagaTGGAGCGACGATAGTATACGTGAAGGATGTTTCTCTGTGTCTtgcttcggcgacgacgaaacggagCAGAGCAATCGGCGGCGACTCAGAGAAGCGACGAGCGCGCAATACTATTGCACGCAGGAGAGCTCCGCTTGGACGAGGGGGGAGTCCTCGCTGACGACAGACTGGTGCAGCACGGCGCACGTGCAGAATAAGATCGAAGAGCATTCGTAG